A window of [Ruminococcus] lactaris ATCC 29176 genomic DNA:
CTGCCCCCTCCCTCTTATATGCCTCTATCATCTTTTCACAATAGAATGCCGAACCGTGAATATCTGATGCAATCATTAATTTCATATCAATTACCTCTTTCTTTTTAATCAATTTCATTTTCACAACAAAAAACTTTCCTGCTCGATCCCTTTCTTTTCCCTTGCCAGCTTCTCCGCCAGCTGCCTGAGAACCGGATTTTCAATCTGCAGTTTCTTCAGCTTTTCCAACGTTGTGTCCTCTATCTTTTCCGCGTAGTTCCGATATTTTTCATAAGTCTGCACATCCATCATCAACGGTTGCAATTCAGGGAAAATGTTCTTCTGAATATACAGAAATATTTTAATTCCGCCATAATCAAGATCTCCGCTATGATAAAATTCAACTTCTGTATGCTCAAGCACCTGATTTAAAGACTGTAAAAATCTACATTCTTTCGGACTGAAAAATCCATGCGTAAAAATGTATAGCGTATGCTCTTCCCAAGGCATCATCATATAATTTGCTTTATTTTCAATGGTAATGACCCTTTGGATTTCCGGCTGCTGCCCGGCGATCTGTGCATACCGCAGTGTATCACTGTTCAGAATATTTCCATACCGCCAGTCTTCATTATGAATCTCCGTTCCGTCCTCCCATTTCAAATGCAGCGGACCTTTCAAAGCCAGCTCCTGTGCATAATCCTCGATCAGCAGAACCGACAGAATCTCCGAATCATTCATTGCATCATCCAGCAGTTCCTTCGCATATATTTTTGCCGTTGAAACAATAAAATCCTGAAATTCATTTTCAAAAATCTTTGTATCTTTTAAATATTTTTTGCTGAAGAGCCGCTTATACATCGGATCTTCCAATTCATCAATCCCACGCCAGCAGGCTCTTCTTTTCCTGAAAAGTTTCCATGCCTTCTCCAGAGTTGCTTTTTTTGCTCTGCCACTTTCCGATTCCTGCAACAGCTTTTCATAATACGCTCTGATCCACGGAGTCCTCAAACCCTGTAGCTCTGCCCGAATTTCTTCCTGATATTTTCGTACTAATTCCGCTCTTGCACAGAAATCAGAATCCACTCTTTCCCGGTACAGTTTATACAATGCCGGAATATCCTCCTGCCGGTACCGGATCGCCTGAATATCCTGCTCACGATAGCCCTGTACCCATTCAATCTTCACAAGTCCTGTCTTCTCCAGGTCTTTAGCCGCTTTCACAACATCCGACTTCAGATGCTTCCGATCATCGTACAGATTTCCCGCTTTATTTGACAGACTCTTCCAGCCATTCGCCCCCGGTTTCCACTGATTCTCACTATTTTCAATCTTTTCGATCAAAAGCTGCAACAGATACTCCATCTCTATTCCTCAACCTTCAACTGGTCATACTCAACTTTTTCAAATTCCTGGATTGAAATATGCTTTTTATTCGGATTCGCATAGACAAACGTCTTGTCTACATTTTCCAGATAATTCTGGATCTTGTCATTCGTCGCACTGATAATCGCCTGAAATCCAAGTCCACGGATCAGAGAAATACAGCTTGCCACTTTCTCTGCGTCCATCTTGGAAAATGCCTCATCCAGCACAACAAGACGGATCGTGGACGGTCTGCGGATCTTCGGTGACAAGTTAATCCTGTAGACCTGTGCAAAACTTGCCAGCAGAGCGATATACAGAGGATTCTGTCCCTCTCCACCGGAATTTTTCTTGATCATCTTGCTCAGTCCGATCTTCATATCCTTTTCACCGTGGATGATCTGCTGCATATCAAAGGATAAATACGTCCGGTAATCCGCATATTTTTCCATATTCTTCTTTGCAGTATCCAGTTCCTCCCTTGTCGCATCTTCCGGTGGAATAAAGATATTGATCAGCTCATTCATCATATCCCCGTATTCCTCATCGTGTTCCATGGTAAAAAGGTTCATCTGATTCTCCATAGAATCTGAAAGCTGGGACGGATTAATGCTCAGCGAATCATCCATGAACATTTTATAATATCTTCCGTCCGGCCCTTTATTCTTCGTAATGACAAACTGATATTTATCTTTACCAAAATCCAGCCGGCTGATGATACGGTTCAGTTCATCTCTCCGCTGATAGGCTTCTTTGATGGCACTTCGTATTTTATAAATGAAATCCTCTTTAAAATGTTCTACCGCTGATTTTGCCTGTTCCTTTGCCGCCAGCCTGAAATCTTCCAGCTCATCACACTGCAGTTCAGAAAGGAGCTTTTCATAAGGTGTATTCTCTTCAATCGTAGGAGAAAATGTACGGTTCGGATACAGCTTCAGATAGATGGTTCTCCTGTCTACAAGCTGACTGTATGCCTTGTCCTTCTCAACTTCAACTGCGTCCAGTTCTTTACTCCGCTGCTGTCTGAGGTACTCATAATTTACAGAACGCTTCGTATCCAGATAGGCCCGGAATCCTTCTTCTTTCTGCGGATCTTCGTGAAATTCTTTCTGTCTGTCCTGCAATTCGGTTTCCACGGTCTGATAAAAATTCTGATTTCGCTGTGCATTTCCTCTGCTCTCTGAAATCTTTCCGATCAGCTCCTCCAGCTCCTGCCTGAGCTGTGCCTGCTGCCGCAAAAGATCTTCCTTCTGAGCTTTCAGAGCCGAAACCTCTCCATCCTGGAGTTTCTTCATCTCTTCCTGGATCTGCCGTTTTTCTCTTTCCTTTTTCTGAATTTCATCGATCTCTTTCTTCCAGCTCATGTACTCCTCTGCCGGTTGGGAAAGTGCTTCTAATGTCAGTACCCTCTGAATTTCTTCCTTCATTTCCTGCAGCGGAAGACGTTC
This region includes:
- a CDS encoding Wadjet anti-phage system protein JetD domain-containing protein yields the protein MEYLLQLLIEKIENSENQWKPGANGWKSLSNKAGNLYDDRKHLKSDVVKAAKDLEKTGLVKIEWVQGYREQDIQAIRYRQEDIPALYKLYRERVDSDFCARAELVRKYQEEIRAELQGLRTPWIRAYYEKLLQESESGRAKKATLEKAWKLFRKRRACWRGIDELEDPMYKRLFSKKYLKDTKIFENEFQDFIVSTAKIYAKELLDDAMNDSEILSVLLIEDYAQELALKGPLHLKWEDGTEIHNEDWRYGNILNSDTLRYAQIAGQQPEIQRVITIENKANYMMMPWEEHTLYIFTHGFFSPKECRFLQSLNQVLEHTEVEFYHSGDLDYGGIKIFLYIQKNIFPELQPLMMDVQTYEKYRNYAEKIEDTTLEKLKKLQIENPVLRQLAEKLAREKKGIEQESFLL